One window of Hoplias malabaricus isolate fHopMal1 chromosome 16, fHopMal1.hap1, whole genome shotgun sequence genomic DNA carries:
- the sdhaf2 gene encoding succinate dehydrogenase assembly factor 2, mitochondrial isoform X1: MATVVLFKGNISNLVHITNVSHDEEDNSSCEVYLTVFDCISILNPRCTCPSGNLYCLCYHRPSPRTLRNRKPESWKPQPGEQGGLALKRWNTVSRDHQQLERAIRVPDVCLKLGTSASSADQALFGSPLGMFGFHKVDGVPSLKGKDDLIFAKNYLESMNEAQLHQYDRIINEPSNDWDIYYWAIEAKPTPEVYQGEVMDLLKEFTKNRQMEQRLDAPSLEYLDKSH, encoded by the exons ATGGCAACAGTGGTCTTGTTTAAGGGAAATATATCAAATCTAGTCCATATAACTAATGTGTCACATGATGAGGAAGATAATTCATCCTGTGAAGTATATTTGACTGTTTTTGACTGCATTTCCATTTTGAATCCACGGTGCACCTGTCCCAGTGGGAACCTCTACTGTTTGTGCTACCACAGACCCAGCCCCCGGACTCTGAGGAACAGGAAACCTGAAAGTTGGAAACCCCAGCCCGGGGAAcagggtggccttgcccttaagcgatgGAACACAGTCTCAAGAGACCACCAACAACTGGAGAGAGCCATTCGTGTCCCTGACGTTTGCTTAAAATTGGGAACCAGTGCTTCGTCAGCTGATCAAGCTCTGTTTGGATCACCTCTGGGGATGTTTGGGTTCCACAAGGTGGATGGtgttccctcgcttaagggcaaggacGACCT TATTTTTGCGAAGAATTATCTGGAGAGTATGAACGAAGCTCAGCTGCATCAGTACGACAGGATCATCAACGAACCCAGCAACGACTGGGACATCTACTACTGGGCCAtcg AAGCGAAGCCGACTCCAGAGGTGTATCAAGGAGAAGTGATGGACCTGCTGAAGGAGTTCACAAAGAACAGACAGATGGAGCAGAGGCTGGATGCCCCCAGCCTGGAGTACCTCGATAAAAGCCACTGa
- the sdhaf2 gene encoding succinate dehydrogenase assembly factor 2, mitochondrial isoform X2, whose protein sequence is MLPSAFTRRLICGLCRSSLRPAASGSVLSRGYRGDAQEPNMIEIPLPPWQEKRDEPLDVKRKRLLYESRKRGMLENCILLSIFAKNYLESMNEAQLHQYDRIINEPSNDWDIYYWAIEAKPTPEVYQGEVMDLLKEFTKNRQMEQRLDAPSLEYLDKSH, encoded by the exons ATGCTTCCATCCGCATTTACGAGGAGA CTCATCTGTGGCCTTTGCCGGTCGTCTCTTAGACCAGCCGCCTCGGGGTCTGTGCTGAGTCGAGGTTACCGCGGTGATGCTCAGGAACCGAATATGATAGAGATCCCCCTGCCGCCGTGGCAGGAGAAACGAGACGAACCTCTGGACGTGAAGAGGAAACGTCTGCTTTACGAGAGCAGAAAGAGAGGCATGTTGGAGAACTGCATTCTCCTCAG TATTTTTGCGAAGAATTATCTGGAGAGTATGAACGAAGCTCAGCTGCATCAGTACGACAGGATCATCAACGAACCCAGCAACGACTGGGACATCTACTACTGGGCCAtcg AAGCGAAGCCGACTCCAGAGGTGTATCAAGGAGAAGTGATGGACCTGCTGAAGGAGTTCACAAAGAACAGACAGATGGAGCAGAGGCTGGATGCCCCCAGCCTGGAGTACCTCGATAAAAGCCACTGa